A window of Ipomoea triloba cultivar NCNSP0323 chromosome 2, ASM357664v1 contains these coding sequences:
- the LOC116010837 gene encoding uncharacterized protein LOC116010837, translated as MQSGMLHGLKIARGAPPISHLLFADDCFLFLRATSAESVQMKYVLDTYSAASGQKLNFDNSMVCFGTNVHQQQRNEVINILGVSQGDTAQKYLGLPSLVGRNKKPILGFLKDKILNRVRSWNSKFLSRAGREVLIKNVLQAMPCYAMMVFLLPIGMFDRRWQRFTMAFMVRIEFAKGEGWIRVSRLREMNLALLGKQAWRLVTRPDSLVAQVYKSRYFPRGSFFDATAGSNPSFIWRSILEVQNVVQMGCRRCIGDGLTTYIGSYPWLPTTAEPYVSTILHDSVRGATISSLLNTHGTGWDVDCLKDIFNDRDANIIFKISVSLCKPPNAWVWYWEPKGNYSVKSCYRLLMGEFQNTLN; from the exons atGCAGAGTGGAATGTTGCATGGTTTGAAAATTGCAAGAGGGGCCCCTCCTATATCACATCTCCTATTTGCAGACGACTGCTTTTTATTCCTACGGGCAACTAGTGCAGAAAGTGTGCAAATGAAGTATGTTTTGGATACGTACTCTGCTGCTTCTGGTCAGAAACTTAACTTCGATAATTCAATGGTATGTTTTGGTACCAATGTCCATCAGCAACAACGGAATGAAGTGATAAATATTCTTGGAGTCAGTCAGGGTGATACGGCGCAAAAATATCTTGGTCTACCTTCTTTGGTGGGCAGGAATAAGAAACCAATCTTGGGTTTTCTTAAGGATAAAATTCTTAATCGGGTAAGAAGTTGGAACTCAAAATTTCTTTCTCGTGCTGGTCGTGAAGTGTTGATAAAGAATGTGCTTCAAGCTATGCCATGTTATGCAATGATGGTATTTCTCTTGCCAATTGGAAT GTTCGATAGGAGATGGCAAAGGTTTACAATGGCGTTCATGGTCCGGATTGAGTTTGCAAAAGGAGAAGGGTGGATTAGGGTTTCTAGACTCCGAGAGATGAACTTGGCACTATTAGGAAAACAAGCATGGCGTTTAGTAACTAGGCCTGATTCTCTAGTTGCTCAAGTGTATAAAAGTCGCTATTTCCCTCGTGGCTCTTTCTTTGACGCCACTGCTGGCAGTAACCCATCGTTTATATGGAGAAGTATACTAGAAGTGCAGAATGTTGTCCAAATGGGCTGTAGGCGATGCATTGGTGATGGCTTGACCACTTATATTGGATCTTATCCTTGGCTCCCAACGACCGCTGAACCTTATGTGAGTACCATTCTACATGACTCGGTTAGAGGGGCTACTATTTCATCTCTTTTGAATACTCATGGGACTGGTTGGGATGTTGATTGTTTGAAAGATATTTTTAATGATCGAGATGcgaacattatttttaaaatctcgGTGAGTCTGTGTAAGCCTCCTAATGCATGGGTATGGTACTGGGAACCAAAAGGAAATTATTCGGTCAAATCTTGTTACCGATTGCTCATGGGAGAATTTCAGAATACTCTCAACTAG